From Pyrenophora tritici-repentis strain M4 chromosome 1, whole genome shotgun sequence, the proteins below share one genomic window:
- a CDS encoding NuoC, NADH:ubiquinone oxidoreductase subunit, producing the protein MAMRLAIGRPLGAAVRASSCSRSAVRTFTSTALRAKEVAGPESGTPNMRFAPRDPAGKLKAPIVNPADHFKEKGEALHKYGQYLMSCLPKYVQQFSVWKDELTIYVPPSGIIPTFTFLKYHTAAEYTQISDITAVDYPTKDQRFEVVYNMLSIRHNSRLRVKTYADEATPVPSLCDLYDGANWYEREVYDLFGVFFVGHPDLRRIMTDYGFDGHPLRKDFPMTGYTEIRYDEEKKRIVVEPLEMTQAFRNFRGGSSAWEQVGPGDDLKPEAFKLPTPKPEPPKVEEKK; encoded by the exons ATGGCGATGCGGCTAGCTATAGGCCGGCCATTGGGCGCCGCCGTCCGCGCATCGAGCTGCTCACGCTCCGCCGTGCGCACCTTTACCTCGACTGCTCTCCGGGCGAAGGAAGTCGCGGGGCCAGAGTCGGGGACGCCAAACATGCGA TTTGCTCCACGTGACCCGGCCGGCAAGCTCAAGGCGCCTATCGTCAACCCGGCCGACCACTTCAAGGAAAAGGGCGAGGCGCTGCACAAATACGGACAGTACCTCATGTCATGTCTGCCCAAATATGTCCAACA GTTCTCAGTCTGGAAGGATGAATTGACCATTTATGTCCCTCCCTCCGGTATCATCCCTACCTTCACTTTCCTCAAATACCACACCGCAGCCGAGTACACACAGATTTCCGACATCACCGCCGTTGACTACCCCACCAAGGACCAGCGTTTCGAGGTCGTCTACAACATGCTCAGTATCCGCCACAACTCGCGTCTACGGGTCAAGACCTATGCCGACGAGGCTACCCCAGTCCCCAGTTTGTGCGATCTCTACGATGGCGCCAACTGGTACGAGCGCGAGGTCTATGATTTGTTCGGTGTGTTCTTCGTGGGCCACCCTGATCTCCGACGAATCATGACAGACTACGGTTTTGATGGACACCCGCTACGAAAGGACTTTCCTATGACCGGATATACCGAGATTAGATACGAtgaggagaagaagagaattGTTGTAGAACCTCTGGAGATGACCCAGGCTTTCAGGAACTTCCGCGGTGGTTCGTCAGCATGGGAGCAGGTTGGTCCTGGAGACGACCTCAAGCCAGAAGCC TTCAAGCTGCCGACTCCGAAGCCAGAGCCGCCGAAGGTGGAGGAGAAGAAATAG
- a CDS encoding RRM-1 multi-domain protein — MSRMQQDQFVDDDEEECCPLCVEEFDLSDRNFRPCPCGYQICQFCYNNIKTTMNGLCPACRRPYDDSTIEWKTISPEEMAQHKQLIAQKAKKNAQIRQKEAQKAEADSLSRKHLSGLRVVQKNLVYVTGLTPTIREDELLKTLRGDDYFGQYGKILKIVVSKAKENAQHQQSVGVYVTFARKEDAEKCINAVDGSQNGDRTLR, encoded by the exons ATGTCTCGAATGCAACAGGACCAGTTCGTCGACGATGACGAGGAAGAGTGCTGCCCCCTCTGCGTCGAGGAATTCGACCTTTCGGACAGGAACTTCCGGCCCTGTCCGTGTGGCTACCAA ATATGTCAGTTTTGCTACAACAACATCAAGACGACCATGAACGGCCTGTGTCCCGCCTGTCGACGGCCATACGACGATTCGACAATTGAGTGGAAGACCATCTCCCCCGAAGA GATGGCACAGCATAAACAGCTCATAGCGCAAAAGGCCAAGAAGAACGCGCAGATACGGCAGAAGGAGGCGCAGAAGGCTGAGGCCGACTCCCTTAGTCGGAAGCACCTCTCCGGCCTCCGTGTCGtccagaagaacctcgtgTACGTCACCGGCCTGACGCCCACCATACGCGAAGACGAACTGCTCAAGACACTTCGTGGCGACGATTACTTTGGGCAATATGGCAAGATTCTGAAGATTGTCGTAAGCAAGGCCAAGGAGAACGCGCAGCATCAGCAGTCTGTTGGTGTTTATGTAACGTTTGCACGCAAGGAAGATGCTGAGAAGTGTATCAATGCCGTCGACGGTTCTCAGAATGGTGATAGGACACTGAGGTAA
- a CDS encoding Med15 domain containing protein, whose amino-acid sequence MQNAQPQQHGLAGNGSSHTRHTSRFSFANDSASASANVQPVANQKLMSQQNSMMPKNANQFNPMSQHQPLGGQFFPNVQGPPPGLKPTGTPPVSGTGMFGQGHGFATGGLPYGAGATARNNNDAMYQDLLRSRNMDGGARLGDAGKRESMFPSFLNQHPTTSTPAPAPGLLSFPYGPSPGAYQESGSQKSKKKGKKHRHANTSSSGGGGLADVQDPSILQARLHQGGMAGQGLYGQGQAGFSSLYTNNNYGGAGRW is encoded by the coding sequence ATGCAAAACGCTCAACCCCAGCAACACGGCCTTGCTGGAAATGGCTCAAGCCACACTAGGCACACTTCACGCTTCAGCTTCGCCAATGACAGCGCTTCTGCTTCCGCAAATGTGCAACCTGTCGCGAACCAGAAGTTGATGAGCCAGCAGAACTCGATGATGCCAAAGAACGCCAATCAATTCAACCCCATGTCTCAGCACCAGCCTTTGGGTGGGCAGTTCTTCCCCAACGTGCAAGGACCACCTCCTGGGCTCAAGCCTACTGGCACGCCTCCTGTCAGTGGGACTGGCATGTTTGGTCAAGGTCACGGCTTTGCGACTGGTGGTCTCCCCTATGGGGCAGGCGCTACCGCAAGGAACAACAATGATGCCATGTATCAAGACTTGCTCCGCAGCCGGAACATGGACGGTGGTGCAAGGTTAGGTGATGCTGGAAAGCGTGAGTCAATGTTTCCTTCCTTTCTCAATCAACACCCCACGACTTCTACACCTGCCCCTGCCCCTGGCCTTCTAAGCTTCCCCTATGGGCCCTCGCCTGGCGCTTACCAGGAGTCTGGTTCGCAGAAATCCAAGAAAAAGGGGAAGAAGCACAGGCACGCAAACACATCCTCTTCGGGGGGCGGCGGCCTTGCTGATGTTCAAGACCCGAGTATCTTACAGGCTAGGTTGCACCAAGGTGGCATGGCCGGGCAGGGCTTGTACGGTCAAGGCCAAGCTGGATTTTCTTCGCTTTACACAAACAACAACTACGGCGGCGCTGGACGATGGTAG
- a CDS encoding AF-4 multi-domain protein: protein MAIAYDTSLSVEEQASINVDALVNDSDNEPLRVTPITPISSQLFDQGRRSTPTIPPGFTIPAIPKTVMEGPHPRPGSLLMSRTNSSNITPAIPVVPVTPIQASTPNKATKVKPKSDAVEPATPKATSTPTSAVKPQPTTPSKTVTKEAVVVPQTPKEPTPREASRKAKGETVQTPKSTPETRRSISEIVAKDASKAKENSKKIQPPTQTTPKKDTQKEPARTPAANVTPTSTKRQPPGKLDIPSATKASIEEESVASTLTKADSQTKNTRSLPATATVSVPPSPAAATGSPIKRTAAPRTLRVIATPKAEVPSPLSTASAPSLPQIPTVDKLRSRQASIASINQPGTPASDLISDTASITSTSMSRASSPPPVGKIGSAPMRKKTKSQAKKDRQERKKQIEEEQLEDNKSDVEVMQAPIIGRKKKAKKPTANPKPIAAAFKSQPASPKPATVEEEHVETPAAVPRAATTAKVSTPEPEPEPEAEPEQSKERREYNAQAIIADLQRTGELLASTLEFFKPLSSSLTHVSRTAQSGHMATPPDLKLHFSQADLDALAKKKPVRLNSHDGRPDSRTLITPKGKFFYGLSEELEAKALDLEKHIEALKGHARFHPRRQTAHGHSLAAQSHSNDVLPAIATALQEAGKKLNTNGGQQMPKLDGSSAMLGSTNLPLPPVQAQDVPIPQVPPPPQQQTPADAGAYLNQYVLPRTDNPPPNQPRPEMAAVGGPPGAGTANMSVNANKFAKAAKAVVEGGAVGSTEIDGVGVMAADRLGGVFVQGLEALVGAGLGYDPTHDFSRSTSMKPGAKKPSLEEYVNNMDMKTLINAMEAATGMEGVVSSQWRGSLLSVGEAEQAVHAARKEHDVLEKKLTALVKKNRKLALGGGK, encoded by the exons atGGCCATCGCAT ATGACACGTCTTTGAGTGTCGAGGAACAGGCGTCCATTAACGTGGATGCGCTCGTCAATGACAGCGATAACGAGCCTTTACGGGTTACTCCAATCACCCCGATTAGCAGCCAGCTATTCGACCAAGGCCGTCGATCCACCCCCACTATACCACCAGGTTTCACGATCCCCGCCATCCCCAAAACCGTCATGGAAGGGCCTCATCCCCGCCCTGGATCTCTGCTAATGTCTCGGACCAACTCATCGAATATCACGCCAGCCATACCTGTTGTACCTGTGACTCCAATTCAGGCCTCCACGCCCAACAAGGCCACCAAGGTCAAGCCCAAGAGTGATGCCGTTGAACCAGCGACCCCGAAAGCTACTTCCACACCGACTTCTGCAGTTAAGCCCCAGCCTACCACGCCTTCGAAAACCGTGACAAAGGAGGCAGTCGTGGTACCACAGACCCCCAAGGAGCCAACCCCGAGAGAAGCGTCCAGGAAAGCGAAGGGCGAGACAGTTCAGACACCAAAGTCAACGCCAGAGACGAGAAGGTCAATATCGGAGATAGTTGCGAAAGATGCGTCAAAAGCCAAGGAAAATTCGAAGAAAATCCAGCCTCCGACCCAAACAACTCCTAAAAAGGACACACAGAAGGAGCCCGCGCGTACCCCGGCTGCTAATGTGACACCAACATCGACAAAGAGGCAGCCTCCCGGGAAGCTCGATATCCCATCAGCCACTAAGGCATCCATTGAAGAGGAGTCTGTAGCTTCGACATTGACCAAAGCAGACTCTCAGACTAAGAATACACGTTCGTTGCCTGCAACTGCAACTGTTTCCGTACCTCCAAGCCCTGCTGCAGCTACAGGATCACCAATCAAGCGCACAGCTGCACCCAGAACTCTACGGGTGATTGCAACACCTAAAGCTGAAGTCCCATCACCCCTATCTACGGCATCAGCGCCATCCTTGCCCCAGATACCAACCGTCGATAAACTCAGGTCCAGGCAGGCGAGCATTGCCTCTATCAATCAGCCAGGCACACCCGCCAGCGATCTGATATCAGACACCGCTTCGATCACTTCCACGTCTATGTCGAGAGCTAGCTCGCCTCCCCCCGTTGGCAAAATTGGTTCTGCACCTATGAGAAAGAAGACCAAGTCTCAGGCCAAAAAGGATAGGCAAGAACGAAAGAAGCAGATAGAAGAGGAGCAGCTAGAAGACAATAAGTCTGATGTTGAAGTGATGCAAGCCCCGATCATCGGccgcaagaagaaggcaaAGAAACCCACGGCTAATCCCAAGCCAATTGCGGCGGCCTTTAAGAGTCAACCAGCTTCACCCAAACCAGCCACTGTTGAGGAAGAACATGTCGAGACACCAGCTGCAGTACCGCGTGCGGCCACCACTGCAAAGGTTTCCACgccagagccagagccagagccagaAGCGGAACCCGAACAATCAAAAGAGAGGCGCGAGTACAATGCACAAGCGATCATAGCTGACCTACAACGTACGGGCGAACTCTTAGCATCTACGCTTGAGTTTTTCAAGCCATTGTCTTCTTCACTTACTCATGTCTCCCGCACTGCTCAATCGGGTCACATGGCTACGCCTCCGGATCTCAAGCTACACTTTTCGCAAGCCGACCTTGATGCGCTTGCAAAGAAGAAGCCAGTGCGACTTAACAGCCATGACGGAAGGCCTGACTCGCGGACGCTTATCACGCCTAAGGGAAAGTTCTTCTACGGCCTTAGCGAAGAACTGGAGGCGAAAGCGCTGGATCTTGAAAAGCATATCGAGGCACTCAAAGGTCACGCTCGTTTCCATCCTCGTAGGCAAACAGCACACGGCCACTCCTTGGCTGCTCAGTCGCATTCGAACGATGTTCTCCCTGCAATTGCTACTGCACTGCAGGAGGCTGGAAAgaagctcaacaccaacgGTGGACAGCAGATGCCAAAACTTGATGGTTCTTCCGCGATGTTGGGATCGACAAACCTTCCTTTGCCTCCCGTACAAGCGCAGGACGTGCCTATCCCGCAGGTtcctccaccaccacaacagcaGACACCAGCCGATGCCGGCGCTTACCTCAACCAATACGTTCTACCTCGAACAGATAACCCGCCACCCAACCAGCCACGCCCTGAGATGGCTGCTGTGGGAGGACCACCTGGTGCTGGAACAGCGAACATGTCGGTCAATGCTAATAAGTTTGCCAAGGCAGCGAAAGCGGTCGTTGAAGGTGGTGCAGTAGGAAGTACAGAAATCGATGGCGTCGGTGTGATGGCCGCAGACCGATTAGGTGGTGTCTTCGTTCAAGGCCTTGAAGCACTCGTTGGCGCTGGTCTCGGCTACGATCCAACACACGATTTCAGTAGAAGCACTTCTATGAAACCAGGAGCCAAGAAGCCTTCATTGGAAGAGTATGTTAACAACATGGATATGAAAACCTTGATCAATGCGATGGAGGCTGCGACTGGTATGGAGGGAGTTGTCAGCAGCCAATGGAGAGGTAGTCTACTCAGTGTTGGAGAGGCAGAGCAGGCGGTTCACGCGGCAAGGAAGGAGCATGATGTGCTTGAAAAGAAACTGACTGCGCTCGTGAAGAAGAACAGGAAGCTGGCGCTGGGTGGAGGAAAATGA
- a CDS encoding mannose-1-phosphate guanyltransferase 2 has translation MSLQPPSLAVRSKSPSGGSTKAVILVGGPSRGTRFRPLSMELPKPLFPIAGHPIIEHCFRAITNVPEIKEVFIVGYYEESVFQPFINAVSTSWPHLSVKYLREYQALGTAGGLYHFRDVILKGKPEKLFVLNADVCSSFPLAEMLKLFEDKDAEAVMLGTRVANEAASNFGCIVSDAHTKRVLHYVEKPESHISNLINCGVYLFATECIFPAIRSAIKRRTERPRLLSYPSSENLESSFYQADDDDDNKENAVIRLEQDVLSDIADSRQFFVLETKDFWRQIKTAGSAVPANALYLLKAFQAGSEELAAPSANILPPVYIHPSAQIDPTAKIGPNVSIGPRVVIGAGVRVKESIVLEDSEIKHDACVLYTIIGWHSKVGAWARIEGTPTPVTSHNTSVIKNGVKVQSITILGKECAVADEVRVQNCVCLPYKELKRDVSNEVIM, from the exons ATGAGTCTGCAGCCGCCTTCGCTTGCCGTGAGGTCCAAGTCTCCATCGGGGGGCTCGACCAAGGCAGTTATTTTG GTTGGAGGACCTTCTCGCGGCACCAGGTTTAGGCCTCTGTCTATGGAGTTGCCCAAG CCGCTCTTCCCAATCGCCGGCCACCCCATAATCGAACATTGCTTCCGCGCAATCACAAACGTTCCCGAGATTAAGGAGGTCTTCATCGTCGGCTACTATGAAGAGTCTGTCTTCCAGCCCTTCATCAACGCCGTTTCGACTAGTTGGCCGCATCTGAGCGTCAAGTACCTCCGAGAGTACCAGGCGCTGGGTACTGCGGGTGGCCTGTACCACTTCCGCGATGTTATCCTCAAGGGAAAACCGGAGAAGCTATTTGTCCTGAACGCAGATGTGTGCTCCTCATTCCCGCTCGCCGAGATGCTCAAGCTGTTCGAGGACAAGGATGctgaggcggtgatgctgGGTACGAGGGTTGCGAACGAGGCCGCGTCCAACTTTGGTTGCATTGTATCCGATGCGCACACCAAGCGCGTGCTCCACTATGTCGAAAAGCCCGAGTCGCACATTTCCAACCTCATCAACTGCGGTGTCTACCTCTTTGCGACTGAGTGCATCTTCCCCGCTATCCGCAGCGCTATCAAGCGACGGACCGAGCGCCCAAGGCTGCTGTCTTACCCCTCCTCCGAGAACCTCGAATCATCCTTCTACCAGgccgacgatgacgatgataACAAGGAGAACGCCGTCATTCGCTTGGAGCAGGATGTACTCTCGGACATTGCAGACAGCAGACAGTTCTTCGTTCTCGAGACAAAGGACTTTTGGCGCCAGATCAAGACCGCTGGTTCCGCCGTTCCTGCCAACGCTCTGTACCTTCTGAAGGCATTCCAAGCAGGATCGGAAGAGCTCGCTGCCCCCTCAGCCAACATTCTGCCCCCTGTTTACATCCACCCCTCCGCCCAGATCGACCCCACAGCCAAGATCGGGCCCAACGTTTCCATCGGACCGCGCGTTGTCATCGGCGCTGGTGTACGTGTCAAGGAATCCATTGTTCTCGAGGACTCTGAGATCAAGCACGATGCATGCGTGTTGTACACCATCATCGGCTGGCACAGCAAGGTTGGTGCTTGGGCCCGTATTGAAGGAACACCAACTCCGGTCACCAGCCACAATACTAGCGTCATCAAGAACGGCGTCAAGGTCCAGAGTATCACCATCTTAGGCAAGGAGTGTGCGGTTGCCGACGAGGTCCGTGTGCAGAACTGCGTCTGCCTGCCGTACAAGGAGCTCAAGAGG GACGTCTCCAACGAAGTAATCATGTAA